One region of Vigna angularis cultivar LongXiaoDou No.4 chromosome 10, ASM1680809v1, whole genome shotgun sequence genomic DNA includes:
- the LOC108334880 gene encoding uncharacterized protein LOC108334880, with amino-acid sequence MERIFNAKRCPDENRLAFTEYLLTGEASHWWASTRAILADAQRPITWEVFRSKFYEEYFPDSIRFAKEVEFLQLVQGGMSVSEYTNKFKHLVHFNTMATSEEWQCRKFENGLRSDMKVLISSLCIRSFPAMVERAKVLEKNMAEAERQKKQQQVNRRPIVSRGSIIQRRAPYARPNQPSSASGSQALILAGQSGQHGNVTCFLCGGPHYRSSCPQLVGGKHCNRCGRNGHLDNECNMSGRAVMRPPNAGRNQPRGGRAQAVGRVYAITGAEAASSGNLITGECLLYGISCRVLFDSGATHSFISKACVEKLGIIEREMQFDLVVSTPAAGEIRTSTVCIRCPIVVEGRSYKVNLICLPLKELEVILGMDWLATNRILIDCGKKELIFPNEEEEELSVTLGQLKEDIMEGASCFLIMTHADPEFGRMEQERSSSSNNGRSLWTNFRTSFRKRYLDFPLLEKLSSPLIW; translated from the coding sequence ATGGAGAGAATCTTCAACGCCAAGAGATGTCCAGATGAGAACAGGTTGGCGTTCACAGAATATCTATTGACTGGGGAAGCgagccactggtgggcgagcACGAGGGCTATTCTGGCAGACGCCCAACGTCCCATCACATGGGAAGTATTCCGTAGcaagttttatgaagaatacttCCCTGACAGCATCCGTTTTGCGAAGGAGGTGGAGTTTCTACAACTGGTTCAAGGTGGGATGTCAGTTTCTGAATACACCAACAAGTTCAAGCACCTTGTCCATTTCAATACGATGGCCACCAGTGAAGAGTGGCAGTGCAGGAAGTTTGAGAACGGACTGCGGAGTGATATGAAGGTCTTGATTTCCAGTTTATGCATCCGGTCGTTTCCTGCTATGGTTGAGAGAGCCAAGGTATTGGAGAAGAATATGGCAGAAGCGGAACGACAGAAGAAACAGCAACAAGTGAATAGGCGACCGATCGTGTCCAGGGGAAGTATTATTCAGAGGAGAGCCccttacgctcgtccaaaccAGCCATCTAGCGCGAGTGGGTCTCAAGCCTTGATTCTTGCCGGACAGTCTGGTCAGCACGGAAACGTTACTTGTTTCTTGTGTGGAGGGCCACACTACCGTTCTTCATGTCCTCAGCTGGTGGGAGGAAAACACTGCAACCGTTGTGGACGGAATGGGCACTTGGATAACGAGTGCAACATGAGTGGACGTGCAGTGATGAGGCCACCAAATGCTGGAAGGAACCAACCGAGAGGTGGCAGAGCTCAAGCAGTAGGACGAGTGTATGCTATAACTGGAGCAGAAGCAGCAAGCTCAGGTAACCTTATAACCGGTGAATGCTTGCTGTATGGAATATCTTGTCGTGTGCTGTTTGATTCTGGGGCGActcactccttcatctcgaaggcatGTGTTGAAAAATTGGGGATAATTGAGAGGgagatgcagttcgacttggtggtaTCGACCCCAGCGGCTGGAGAGATTAGGACGTCTACCGTATGCATTAGATGTCCTATTGTGGTTGAGGGGCGTAGTTATAAGGTGAACTTGATCTGTTTACCTTTAAAGGAGTTAGAagtgattttaggaatggattggttggctaccaatcgcattctcatagacTGTGGTAAGAAGGAGTTAATTTTTccgaatgaagaagaagaagaattgtcAGTGACGCTCGGCCAACTGAAAGAGGATATTATGGAGGGCGCCAGCTGTTTCCTGATTATGACGCACGCAGATCCGGAATTCGGAAGGATGGAGCAAGAACGATCGTCCAGTAGCAATAATGGACGATCGTTGTGGACGAATTTCCGGACGTCTTTCCGGAAGAGATACCTGGACTTCCCCCTCCTCGAGAAGTTGAGTTCACCATTGATTTGGTGA